The Sesamum indicum cultivar Zhongzhi No. 13 linkage group LG1, S_indicum_v1.0, whole genome shotgun sequence genome includes a window with the following:
- the LOC105162906 gene encoding uncharacterized protein LOC105162906 (The sequence of the model RefSeq protein was modified relative to this genomic sequence to represent the inferred CDS: added 35 bases not found in genome assembly), which yields MLSTIWCKKRRVSFLGLCSDEGLRVLTKLANGNSNVVVKPIFLHNRTVKSAVHVSCSSFSDDDDDNNDDGISYCYLKSCHLCHKPLCLDKEVYMYMGDLGFCSVECRERQIYLDEMKEIEASTHRILASFRQRRRDGGGRG from the exons ATGTTGTCTACAATCTGGTGCAAGAAGAGAAGGGTTTCTTTTCTGGGCTTATGCAGTGATGAAGGCCTGAGGGTTCTTACAAAGCTTGCAAATGGGAACTCAAATGTTGTCGTTAAGCCCATTTTCTTGCATAATCGAACTGTTAAATCTGCTGTCCATGTCTCTTGTTCTTCCTTCtccgatgatgatgatgataacaATGATGATGGTATTTCTTACTGTTATCTCAAATCATGCCATCTTTGCCACAAGCCCTTGTGTCTTGACAAAGAAGTCTACATGTATAT GGGTGATCTGGGATTTTGCAGTGTGGAGTGCAGAGAGAGGCAAATTTATCTGGATGAGATGAAGGAAATAGAAGCCTCCACGCACAGAATCTTGGCTTCT